Part of the Nodosilinea sp. PGN35 genome is shown below.
AGCGGGGCTGATTGCCAGCCTGGCCCAGACCCCGGTGCTGGGCACCCTGCCCTACCTGTCGGCCCCCGACTCGCCCCTGGCCCTGGCCGCCGCCGCTGCCGCCCTCGATCTAGAAGCGCTGTTTCCCGCCCCCACGGCTCCAGCAAAAAGCCGCTGAGGCATCCCCCAGCGGCCTGTCACAGCGGCGGTGCAGCGGTTGCTCTAGGCGGCCTCAGGATGCAGGGCCAACTTCCCTGGGGCGAGGTCAAGCAAAACTGTGGCTACGGAGCCCTCGGCGACCCCCACTCGATCCTCGGGGAAGCAGTCGCGACTGCCCTTTTGGCAGTTCGCCGAGATGGCGGTACCCCCATCGGTACCCATGACGGCAGCGGGGGGTAGAACTGGAGGTAGCTGAAAAAACATAGTCAATCCTTTGGGTCACCCTGATGTTGCGGCGGCCTAGGGCCATGCCTGCGATCGCAGATGGATTTTATCCTAACCAAGCAATTTTCCACCGTCACACAATGTCCATCTCCTCTCAAACATATAAGAAAAAACTTAATAATTCAAATCCTCTCGTTTACGGCTCCTGGGCATGCCCCAGTAGTCCAGGCGGGTCTGGTTCAGAGCTAGTAGTCGGTCAAGTTAAATGTGGTGGGTTAACGGGTTGACGGTCTAGGGTAAGCGGTTCACGGCTCGCCTTAAACCGCTTACCATGAACCGTTTTCCCTAAGTCCCATTTCCCGTCATTACTTTTTTGACCGCACCCTAGGTGCCGCTAGCTATAGCTGTAGCCAGTCTGGTTAGGACAGTCTTTCTAGAAACGTTTGACCGTTCAAGCGTTTTTAAGGCTGCTGAGTGTCTTAACCCAGGTGACTATGGCTATACAATCACCAGGCAGCACGTTGGGGGTAAGCGCAGAACCGTGGCAATTCTCACCCGCATCAACCTGGGGGCTTGGCGGCGCTGGCGGTGGCTGGCGGTGGCGCTGCTGACGGCCTATATAGCTGGGCAGCTGTTGCCCTACGGCGCACTGGCGGCGGCCTCTGAGCGATCGCCCCAGCCAGTTGCCAGCGCTGCCCTGGCCCAGCTCGATCCGCTGCCTGGCGGAGTCGTGGCTCTGCCCAACTTTGACCCGGCGGTGAATGGGTTTCAGTTTTCCAACCAGGAGCTGACCCAGGCCATCGATATCACCCGCAACCCCCAGGCGTGGGAAACGGTGCTGACCGAGCAGCTGCAACAGCTGTTTGGCACCCAGGTGTGCATCGGGGGCGAAGCGGCTGCCTGCGTGCTCACCGCCGCCGCCCAGAGCTGGCTACAGACCCAGCTGGGCCGCATGAACCAGGGCCTTTCGGAGGGGATGGCGGCGGCGGTGCTCGACCTGTGGCAGCCCAGTCAGCCGCGCCTGCCCTGGTGGCAACGCCTGGTCAATGCCCTGCTGGGACGTACGGTGTTTGGCCTGGTGCGCACCCTGTTTGATCTGCAAACCTTCATTGCCAACCTGTTTCTCATGCAGGAGGTAACCGAGGTGGCTCGGCAGACCCAGACCGTGCGCGACACCTTTACCCCGACCCAAATTTTGCGATCGCTAGTGGGGGTCTTTCTCAGTGGCTCCCTCGACCCGTTCACCATGGGGGTGTATCGCCGCCTGGGGGATGCCCTGACCGAAGGCCACAGCCTCACCCCCTACCGGGTCGAAGACCGGGGCCAGGGCAAATACTGGGTCTACGTCTACGACAGCAACTACCCGGCGGGGCGAGCCAACAGCCCTACCGACCTCCACGTTGAGTTTGACACCCAGGCTGACACCTGGATTTACCAACCCACCGCCACGGGCCCGGCGTTCGAAGGTGATGGCCAGAGCAAAACCCTCGATCTGACGCAGCGATCGTGGCGACAGCCCCCGGCGGTGCCCCCCGCCAGTACTGGCCCCTTCACCTGCCCCTTCTGCGGCAGGCCTCAGGTTGAGGCCGAGGCAGGGGCCGAGGTTGAGGGCGAAGCCGCCCCCGCCGTCGATATCACCCTGATTGGAGAAGGGAGGCTCACCGTCACCCCCTACGCCGAAAGGGCAGACGCCGCCCCGCCGCTCTTCCCCAGGCAGGACAGCCCCCCGACCGCCATGGCCCTGGTGCCCTTCAAGGGCGGACTGAACCGCGAGGTGCCCGCCAGCTACCGTCTCTCCGCCGACCAGCTGGGAAAGCCTCTCCAGGTCACCCTCACCGGAGGGGCCATGGCTCCGGGGCAGACCGCCACGCTTCAGCTCACGGGGCCGGGCTATACGGCCAACATCGAGAACCTCAGGCTTACCCCCAACCAAACCCTCACCTTGTTTTTGGTGGCCAACGCCACCGGGCCGGAGATTACCCTGGTGGCAAACCGAGCCACTGACCTGCCCCACCTGTCGATCCATCTCACCGATGACACCAAAACCTACCGGTTCAACTCCTCTACCCCAGAGATCGGATTTGCCATCACCGAGCGCCAGGTGTCGAAAAGCTCTGGGTTTGACCTCAGCGGCCTCAGGCTGCCAGCGGGTCAGCGCGTCGCCCTGGCGGCCAAAACCGACCTCAAGCGCCTCTACTTTGCCGACGACACGCTGACCCCGAGCCAGTACGCCCTCACGGTCAAAAATCGCCTGGTGATCAAAGACCGCGTGCAGCTGGGGGAACGCCAGCCCGATTTCGTCAACTACACCCTGGCCTACGACGAAGAAATGCGGGCCAGCGGCCTCCAGGTCGAAGGCCAGCGCCAGGCCTTTTTTGACTACGATCCGGCCTTTATCGACCCCGCTGAACTGCCCCGCCAGGCGCTGCTGACAGCCTTTGACCAGCGCGATTTTCCCGTTGCCATTGCCTACGAACCGCTGGTGCTCAGTTCGAGGGGCCAAAGCCCTCTGCGGCTGGTGCCCTCGGGGGGAGAGCCCGTTGGGCGGCGGGTGTTTGAGGGGGCGTTGCAGAAGGGGGAGTGAGGAGTGAGGAGATGGGGAGTGGGGGGTGTCAGTCGAAATCGGTGGAGGAGTCGGGATGGATTAGGTAGTCAAAGAAGCGGTGAATCTGGTTGGGACTGGTGCGCCCCAGGGAGAGGGGCGGCAAGTCGTTGGGGCCGAAAAACTCGACGGCTGGAGTTTCGTAGCTGGGGGTGGGTTGCCCGCCGGTAATTTCGCAGTGAAACACCAGCCTGTAGCTGTGGTGCAGGGCGGGGGGGTGTCCGTGGCGGGGGTGGGCGCGATCGTAGCAGGCCAGCAGGCGGGTGGCCCGAGCCGTGAAGCCAGATTCCTCAAAGATCTCGCGCTCAACGGCGTGGCTGGGAGAGTCGCCGATGTCGGCCCAGCCGCCGGGCAGCGCCCACAGCCCATCCGATTGCTCCTGCACCAGCAGAATTTTTTGATCGCGAAACACGACGCCTCGGACATCGACTTTAGGGGTGGCATGGCCCTGCTCTTGCTGCCAGAGATTGAGAATGGCGGGCGGATCGGCCTCGATCTGGGCGGCGAGCATGGCAGCGGCGATCGCCTGGATCTGCCCGTAGCGCTCCGTGTCAAAGGGATGATTTTTGTAGTGCAGCCCGGTTTGGGCAATGCCTTGAAGTTGCTGAATCCAGCCTAGCCAGGGGGATGTCATAGAACGCGATCGCTCCATCGATGCGAGCACCCAAATTCTAGGGCCTGGCCTGGGAAACTGGGCTCAAATTTCCTTAACTTTGGCGCGTTTGGGCCTCTCTGAGCGAGGGAATGCCTGTGTTACAGCTGTAGTCTCACTGGTTGGGATACCAAAAATCTCCAAAACTTCCTAAACGTTGGAACGTGCGAACGTTGGAACGTGCGAACGTTTATGAGAGAAAGGACGGAGCAAAACCCGGAAAAAATGGCGCAATTGATGAGTATATCTACTGCTTCATCGGTGATTTTGCGGAACTGATAGAGAATTCATAAAACTTTAGTTAATCTTCCTTTGACGGCGAGAAATACGTGATTCCTCGACTGGTAAACGATAAACCAAGGGATTGATGGGCTACCTCGGCGATGCGATCGCCCCGCAACATCCAGTTACACGGTCTCTCTGCAATAAAGCCTTAGATTACTTAATAAAATTCTCATGAAGGCAATGATAGGATTTCCTCAAGTAAGCCATAAGCTTTTCTTACCATTGCTGGTCGCTGTTTTCTGGAGAGCATTAGTCATGTCTAGTAACCCCGTTGGAATCAAGCCCGAAACCCGGAACCACAAAGGATTTTTTGTGCAGGATGCGGATTACGAGCTGGTCAGTATCGAAGCTTCTGGCTGGGCGCTCATTTGCGTAGATGATGCCGTATGCCACTACGTTGACCCCGACAATCTGCTGATACAGAACCTTGACGCTTAAGATAACTCCGGGCCAGCTACCTGCCTTTGCCAGGGCAAATTTTGTTTCAATTGTTTCAATTAGTTAATGGCTTTAGTCCTTTGGTGGGCTGCTCTACAATCTAGAGCAGCCTATTTTTAATGCCACCTGTTTTGCTCTAAAATCGGGGCTGGCGCGCGTTGGTGGTGGCAGCGCCCCGCCGCACTTGCCCAAAGCAGCATTCCCAAAACATTATTGTCTGAGGCCGATTTAGCTCTGTACCCCCGCAACGATACCGATGAAACCAATGCCCCTGACACAACGCATCTCTAACCTGATTAGCTGGGTACTGGTGGCTGACCTAGGTCTGGTGTTGCTCAGTTTGGGCTGGTTTTTAGTGGCCGTGCTGGGCCGCAGCATGAACCTCGATCTGGGGCTAGACCTGTGGTATTCGCTGTGGAATCCGCTGATTATGCCCGCCCTCGGCGTGCTGATGGCCGGAGCGATCGCCAGCGGCATCGTCGGCTGGGTGGGTCGCCGTTTTAACACTGACCCGTCCTAAGAATTGCGGGTTTGAGGTGTTAGGTTCGAGGTGTCAGGTTCGAGGTGTCAGGTTCGAGGTGTTAGGTTCGAGGTGTCAGGTTCGAGGTGTCAGGTTCGAGGTGTTAGGTTCAAGGTGTCAGGTTCGAGGTGTTAGGTTCAAGGTATAAGGGTGCGGCCCTAAACCCGATACCCTAAACCTGATACCCAATACCCTAAACCTGATACCCGATACCCTAAACCTGATACCCAATACCCTAAACCTGATACCCGATACCCTAAACCTGATACCCCATTCACCACAGCCGCTGGGTGCGTGTGTACCACCGCAGCAGCACCCGCGCCAGCCGCTCGCTGTGGTGGCGCACCGTCAGATCGTCGCGCTCTTCCATCACATTGGCGGCGATAATGCGACGGCCCGAGTCGAGAATGGCGGCGCGATCGAGCAGCACCGGCCCCACTCCTGCCCTGGCGTAGTGGCTGATCACGGCATCGGAGGGCATCACCTTCTGCACCAGTACCGCATCAAACAGGTAGCAGCCGCAGGCCGAGTCGATGGCCCGAATGTGGTCAGACACCGAAAACCCGTCGCTCTCCCCAGGCTCGGTCATAATGTTGCACACGTAGATGCGGGGCACCTGCCGGGCGGCGATCGCCTTGACCAGATCGGGCACCAGCAAATTTGGAATGATGCTGGTGTAGAGGCTGCCGGGGCCAATCACAATGTAGTCGGCCTCTTCGATCGCCTTGATCGCCTTGGGCAGCGGCGGCGGGTTGGGGGGCAGGCAGCCGATGTGCACAATCCGGCCCC
Proteins encoded:
- a CDS encoding NUDIX hydrolase N-terminal domain-containing protein yields the protein MTSPWLGWIQQLQGIAQTGLHYKNHPFDTERYGQIQAIAAAMLAAQIEADPPAILNLWQQEQGHATPKVDVRGVVFRDQKILLVQEQSDGLWALPGGWADIGDSPSHAVEREIFEESGFTARATRLLACYDRAHPRHGHPPALHHSYRLVFHCEITGGQPTPSYETPAVEFFGPNDLPPLSLGRTSPNQIHRFFDYLIHPDSSTDFD